Proteins encoded by one window of Actinocorallia herbida:
- a CDS encoding ankyrin repeat domain-containing protein → MSGDESLVEAARAGKLDRLSELLAEGAPPDRPDAEGTTALYAAAVAGHTEVVGALLAGGADPNLASLGDSDGLPLCGAACWGHDETVAALLAGGADPNRTESFDWTPLKWAASGGHTGAVSLLLRHGADPNLGTRTPPLHLAAGRGAVDIVRLLLKAGADPGALDAEGKTALDAALHWTGIDLEAELRRRQTEMFTEPGYEVVVTRTEQDDETELISVSAGRPGEFDGAESAMQTGHGAIATILEQRLGVRTPMDELVRRAMEFRYLRPTAAESRRHATERPGWSETVRVLRERRDAETLDQAIELAHDSDPLYRTLGVDVLAGPEHRAKALPLLRRMAREETDPVLLRAVVLALSDHGDVVALPELLGHARHDDHRVRDAVGYALTRVLPPEDPMETEELVRLTEDDHEYVRDWATMSLGLLEIDNPEIREALARRLDDPSPVVLAEAARGLAERGDQRAAAGIRRLLADPALDNYTLDVALESAARLGDPALHADVLRCRPLAESHGLEAVWREAFLATSE, encoded by the coding sequence ATGTCGGGGGACGAATCGCTGGTCGAGGCCGCGCGGGCGGGCAAGCTCGATCGGCTGAGCGAGCTGCTCGCCGAGGGGGCGCCGCCGGACCGGCCGGATGCCGAGGGCACCACCGCGCTGTACGCGGCGGCGGTGGCCGGGCATACGGAGGTGGTCGGGGCGCTGCTCGCGGGCGGCGCCGACCCGAACCTGGCGAGCCTCGGCGACAGCGACGGCCTGCCGCTGTGCGGCGCGGCCTGCTGGGGCCATGACGAGACCGTCGCGGCGCTGCTGGCGGGCGGGGCCGATCCGAACCGCACCGAGTCCTTCGACTGGACCCCGCTGAAATGGGCGGCCTCCGGCGGCCACACGGGCGCGGTCTCGCTGCTGCTGCGGCACGGCGCTGACCCGAACCTGGGCACCCGGACTCCCCCGCTGCATCTCGCCGCGGGCCGCGGGGCCGTCGACATCGTCAGGCTGCTGCTGAAGGCAGGGGCCGATCCCGGGGCCCTCGACGCCGAGGGCAAGACCGCGCTGGACGCCGCGCTCCACTGGACGGGCATCGACCTCGAGGCCGAGTTGCGCCGCCGCCAGACCGAGATGTTCACCGAGCCCGGATACGAGGTGGTCGTCACCCGGACCGAGCAGGACGACGAGACCGAGCTGATCAGCGTCTCGGCGGGACGCCCCGGCGAGTTCGACGGGGCCGAGAGCGCGATGCAGACCGGCCATGGGGCCATCGCGACGATCCTGGAGCAGCGCCTCGGCGTGCGGACCCCGATGGACGAGCTGGTCAGACGGGCGATGGAGTTCCGCTATCTGCGGCCGACCGCGGCGGAGTCGCGCAGGCACGCGACGGAGCGGCCCGGCTGGAGCGAGACGGTCCGGGTGCTGCGTGAGCGACGTGACGCCGAGACCCTGGACCAGGCGATCGAGCTGGCGCACGACTCCGATCCGCTGTACCGCACGCTCGGGGTCGATGTGCTGGCCGGGCCGGAGCACCGCGCCAAGGCGCTGCCGCTGCTGCGCCGGATGGCCAGGGAGGAGACCGATCCCGTGCTGCTGCGGGCCGTGGTGCTGGCGCTCAGCGACCACGGCGACGTGGTGGCGCTGCCGGAGCTGCTCGGGCACGCCAGGCACGACGACCACCGGGTCCGCGACGCCGTCGGCTACGCGCTGACCAGGGTGTTGCCGCCGGAGGACCCGATGGAGACCGAGGAGCTGGTCCGGCTCACCGAGGACGACCACGAGTACGTGCGGGACTGGGCGACCATGTCGCTCGGCCTGCTGGAGATCGACAACCCGGAGATCCGCGAGGCGCTGGCCAGACGGCTGGACGACCCGTCGCCGGTGGTGCTGGCCGAGGCGGCGAGGGGGCTCGCCGAGCGGGGCGATCAGCGGGCCGCCGCCGGGATCCGCAGGCTGCTCGCCGATCCGGCGCTCGACAACTACACCCTCGACGTGGCGCTGGAGTCGGCCGCCCGGCTCGGTGATCCGGCGCTGCACGCCGACGTCCTGCGCTGCCGTCCGCTCGCGGAGTCGCACGGACTGGAGGCGGTGTGGCGGGAGGCGTTCCTGGCGACCTCGGAATGA